From the genome of Gopherus evgoodei ecotype Sinaloan lineage chromosome 5, rGopEvg1_v1.p, whole genome shotgun sequence, one region includes:
- the SPP1 gene encoding osteopontin, producing MKIAVLCLCLITISFALPVSKLKRRSISESSEENHDSRNHHSNRHHHQHVHTQSRMRPAQTQELLEPPQQDCFFPDESVEDTEQQSLPEPASVSNEDDGDHDDNDSNDTDESDEDMVTNFPTDAPKTTPLTPALPTRGDNSGRGDSVAYRMRAKTKLAGVYHKKSSEFYKAAGKFIIHKVTEEDDSKPDTESQQVDSSEAQLAAHHFPRKSDISVELDDKSNMQDSNEVNNRPHDKSMENDSPQQLDCVEADSDNSKPYVTEDSHMSTESTEQQQVQTEDLQQVDGIPEVNDSNQTSESIEDTQEHNSIEDNEVAL from the exons ATGAAGATTGCGGTGCTTTGTTTGTGCCTCATCACCATCTCCTTTGCATTACCA GTGAGTAAATTGAAGCGTCGATCCATCTCAGAGAGCTCTGAAGAAAACCAT GATTCCAGGAACCATCATTCTAACAGACATCACCATCAGCATGTGCATACACAATCACGTATGAGACCAGCACAAACACAAGAACTTCTGGAACCACCTCAGCAG GACTGTTTTTTTCCAGATGAAAGTGTTGAGGACACTGAGCAGCAA AGCCTGCCTGAGCCAGCAAGTGTAAGTAACGAAGATGATGGTGATCATGATGATAATGATTCCAATGACACAGATGAATCAGATGAGGATATGGTCACCAATTTTCCCACTGATGCCCCAAAAACTACACCTTTAACTCCTGCCCTCCCCACAAGGGGAGATAATTCAGGCAGAGGAGACAGCGTGGCCTATAGAATGAGGGCAAAAACAAAGTTGGCAGGCGTGTACCATAAGAAGTCTAGTGAGTTCTACAAAGCTGCAGGAAAG TTCATCATACATAAGGTCACAGAGGAGGATGACAGCAAACCAGACACAGAAAGCCAGCAGGTGGATTCCTCCGAAGCCCAACTTGCTGCACACCACTTTCCACGGAAATCTGACATTAGCGTGGAACTGGATGACAAAAGTAACATGCAGGACAGCAATGAAGTCAACAACAGGCCACACGATAAGAGCATGGAAAACGACAGCCCACAGCAGCTTGATTGTGTGGAGGCAGACAGCGACAACAGCAAACCTTATGTCACAGAAGACAGTCACATGAGCACTGAAAGCACAGAACAGCAGCAGGTTCAAACTGAGGACCTGCAACAGGTTGATGGTAtccctgaagtcaatgatagCAATCAAACTTCTGAGAGCATTGAAGACACTCAAGAGCATAACAGCATTGAAGACAATGAAGTCGctctttaa